The Streptomyces nigra genome includes the window CGGTGACGTCGGACAACCTGGACGACATCGTCAAGGTCCCCGAGGGCACACTCTCCGCGATCGCGTCCCCGGTCATCCGCGCCGCGAACCGGCATGTCCACTGGGTCGACACCGACCGGCACGGCTACGGGATCCTCGACATCACGGCCGAGCGCGCGCAGATGGACTACTACGTCCTGTCCGACCGCACCAAGCGCGACGCGACCGCGAAGTGGACCCGCTCCTACCGCACCCGCAACGGCACGCAGAAGGTCGAGCGCACCTACGACCCGGTGTGACCGGGCCCCAGGTTTGAGAGGCTCTCCAGGAAGCCGAGTGCCACCCGCCAGGTGGCCTCGGCCGCCTCCTCGTCGTAGTCGGGGAGGTCGGGGTCCGTGTAGAGGTGCCCGGCGCCCGCGTACCGGTGGACCTCGACGTCGGCGCCCGCGCGGCCCATCTGGAGGTACCACGCGCTCAGCCAGTCGTCCGTCTCGAACGGGTCCGGCTCGGCCACGTGCAACTGCACCGGGAGGTCGTCCACGGAGGCGTTCGCCGCGATGTCCGAGGTGCCGTGCAGAAGCAGCAGCCCGCGGGCCTTGTCGTCGCCGAGCGCCAGCGTCTGCGCGATCGAGGCGCCGAGCGAGAACCCGGCGTAGACCAGCCCCCGGTCCGAGTAGGGGGCCGCGGCCAGGACGGCCCGCTTCAGCAGCTCGTCCTTGCCGATCGACATGTTGAACTCCATGCCCTCCTCGACCGTCCCGAAGGTGTGCCCTTCGAACAGGTCGGGCGTCCACACCTCGTGTCCGGCGGCACGCAGCCGGTCCGCGGCCTGCCGCACCGCGGGCCTGAGCCCATAGGTCGAGTGAAACAGCATGATGTTCATGAGGCCATGGTGCCAGCCGCCCCGGCGAGGCCGTGACCAGCGCCTCACCGGCCATGATGTTCAGGCCCCCCGAAGGCTGGTTACGTTCGAGGGATGGAGACGATACTCCGTCCACTGCTCGTGATCGGCGGCTCGGTCCTGCTCACCCTGCTCATCGGGTGGGCCACCGACCTCGTGATGCGCAAGGCCGACGAACGGCACGGCGAGACCCCGCTGTGGGGTCTGCTGCGCCGCGCCCGGGTGCCCTGGCAGGTCGTGCTGTGCGCGGCCCTGCTCAGAGGGTCCTACGACGAGTCCCAGTTGCTGGTGGAGCACCGCGTCGCCGTGGGCCGGGTGCTCACGCTCGTGCTGATCGGCGCCGCGGCCTGGCTGGCGATCCGGATCGCCGCCGCGGTCGTGGAGACGTCGTACAGCCGCTACGCCCGGGTGCACCACGACGCGGCCCGGGTCCGCCGGGTCCGCACCCAGGTGACGCTCATCATGCGCGTGGTGTCCGCGGTCGTCGGCGTGGTGGCGGTGGCCGCGATGCTGCTGACGTTCCCGGCGTTCCGCGCGGCCGGCGCCTCGCTGCTGGCCTCGGCCGGCATCCTCGGCATCGTCGCCGGTGTGGCCGCCCAGTCCACGCTGAGCAACATGTTCGCCGGCCTGCAGATCGCCTTCGGCGACATGGTGCGCATCGGGGACACGGTCGTGGTCGACGAGGAGTGGGGCACGGTCGAGGAGATCACCCTGACCTTCCTGACCGTGCGGACCTGGGACGAGCGCCGGATCACGATGCCCGTGTCGTACTTCACGGCGAAGGCGTTCGAGAACTGGTCGCGCGGCGGCGCGCAGATGACCGGCACGGTCTATCTGCACGTCGACCACTCGGCGCCGCTGGACGCGATGCGCGAGAAGCTCCGCGACATCGTGCGCGAGTGCCCGGCCTGGGACGGCCGCGACCACGGCCTGGTCGTCACCGACTCCACGCCCTCCACCATGGAGGTCCGCGCCCTGGTCACCGCGAAGGACGCGGACGACCTGTGGACGGTGCGGGTCACGGTCCGCGAGCAGTTGATCCGCTGGCTGACCGAGCGGCACCCGTACGCGCTGCCCCGCGTCAACGCGGCGGACGCGGTCCTGCCGCCCGGCTTCCCGGTCCCCGACCGCGTCCCGACGGCCCGCCGCACCCTGCCCCGCGGCCAGCAGCCCTCGGCCCGGACCGAACGGCCCTGACGGGTTCAGTGCCCGCGTTCGGCCCCGCCGTTGACCTGGATGATCTGTGAGGTGATGTGGCCGGCGGCGTGCGAGGCCAGAAAGTGCAGCGTCGCGGCCACATCGCCGGGCGTCCCGGCCCGCCCGTTGGACGTCTCGGCGATGAGCCGCGCGCGCCGCTCCTCGCTCATCGCGTCGCCGAAGAACCCGGTGTCCTCGACGTACCCGGGCGCGACGACGTTCACGGTGATCCCGCGCGGCCCCAACTGACGGGCGAGATCATGGGCGTACGGGTGCAGCGCCGCCTTGGACGCCGCGTACGCCCCGCTGCCGGAGCCCCGGAAGGCGGCGATGGAGCTGAGGAACAGCACCCGCCCGCCGGGGTCGGCGAGCCGGTCCTTCAGCGCCTCGGTGAGCAGGGCGGCGGTCAGCGTGTTGAGGCCGAAGTTCAGGGTCCAGTCGTGCAGGACGACGTCGAGCGGTTCGTCGCTCTCCACCCAGGGTTCCAGCCCGCCCGAGCCGCCGGCGCTGTGGATCAGCACGTCCACGGTGCCGAACTCGGCGGCGACGAAGCGCTCCACCGCCCGCGCCCCGCGCGGCCTGCTCAGATCCGCCGCCAAGGTCAGGGCGCCGGGCACCCCGGCCTCCTCCAGGACCTCGGCGCGCCGCCCGAGCAGCAGCACCTGATCGCCGTCCGCGGCGAACAACCGGGCCGTCGCCAGCCCGATCCCCGTACCGCCTCCACTGATGACAACGTTGCGAGCCATGATCAGATGGTACGAAGTCACCGGCCCCGGCGGGCGGATCAGCGCAGACTGCGCACGTCCAGGTGGCGCAGCACCCGGTCGACGACCTCGGGGTCGGCGCCCGGCTCGCTGCGGGCCGCGAGCACCTCGTGCCGGGCGGCGCTCAGCAGCTCGCCCTGGATGCGCCGTACCCGCTTCAGCCGTCTGACCCGCTGATCGTGGGCCTCCCGGCGCTCCTCCTCGCCCAGGTCGGGGCTGATCCGCACACCGATCTCCAGGGCCCGCCGCAGCATCTGCTCGGACAGCTCGTCGGGCAGATCCTCGACGGCCTCGATCTCCCGCAGTCTGCGTTTGGCGGCCTTGGCCGCGCGGATCGCCAGAGTCCGTTCGAACTCCTTCTCGTGTTCGCTGTCGGCCTCCACGCCGAGCCGCTTGACCAGCCACGGCAGGGTCAGCCCCTGGAGCACGAGGGTCGCCATGATCACGCCGAACGCGATGAAGATGATCTCGTCCCGGTCGGGGAACGGCGAGCCCGCGTCGGTCTCCAGGGGGATGGCCAGCGCCAGCGCCACGGACGCCACCCCGCGCATTCCCGACCACCACATGACGACGGTCTCGCGCCAGGTCATCGGGATCTCCTCCTCGACGTCCCGTCTGGCGTGCATCCGTTTGGCGAGCCAGCTGGCCGGCAGCAGATAGAGCAGGCGCACGAGCACGACGACACCGACGATCGCGCCGGCCCAGGTGAGCATCTCGCCCCAGCGGCC containing:
- a CDS encoding dienelactone hydrolase family protein — translated: MNIMLFHSTYGLRPAVRQAADRLRAAGHEVWTPDLFEGHTFGTVEEGMEFNMSIGKDELLKRAVLAAAPYSDRGLVYAGFSLGASIAQTLALGDDKARGLLLLHGTSDIAANASVDDLPVQLHVAEPDPFETDDWLSAWYLQMGRAGADVEVHRYAGAGHLYTDPDLPDYDEEAAEATWRVALGFLESLSNLGPGHTGS
- a CDS encoding mechanosensitive ion channel family protein; amino-acid sequence: METILRPLLVIGGSVLLTLLIGWATDLVMRKADERHGETPLWGLLRRARVPWQVVLCAALLRGSYDESQLLVEHRVAVGRVLTLVLIGAAAWLAIRIAAAVVETSYSRYARVHHDAARVRRVRTQVTLIMRVVSAVVGVVAVAAMLLTFPAFRAAGASLLASAGILGIVAGVAAQSTLSNMFAGLQIAFGDMVRIGDTVVVDEEWGTVEEITLTFLTVRTWDERRITMPVSYFTAKAFENWSRGGAQMTGTVYLHVDHSAPLDAMREKLRDIVRECPAWDGRDHGLVVTDSTPSTMEVRALVTAKDADDLWTVRVTVREQLIRWLTERHPYALPRVNAADAVLPPGFPVPDRVPTARRTLPRGQQPSARTERP
- a CDS encoding SDR family NAD(P)-dependent oxidoreductase codes for the protein MARNVVISGGGTGIGLATARLFAADGDQVLLLGRRAEVLEEAGVPGALTLAADLSRPRGARAVERFVAAEFGTVDVLIHSAGGSGGLEPWVESDEPLDVVLHDWTLNFGLNTLTAALLTEALKDRLADPGGRVLFLSSIAAFRGSGSGAYAASKAALHPYAHDLARQLGPRGITVNVVAPGYVEDTGFFGDAMSEERRARLIAETSNGRAGTPGDVAATLHFLASHAAGHITSQIIQVNGGAERGH